A window of the Labrus mixtus chromosome 8, fLabMix1.1, whole genome shotgun sequence genome harbors these coding sequences:
- the LOC132979537 gene encoding arylsulfatase I-like, whose translation MRAAAMALTALSVFFSLDCLSAHRSKPDQVQVQIQEQSDRNTLKDAGTEAKKKKKNQPHILFILTDDQGFNDIGYHNPTIKTPTLDKLAAEGVTLENYYVQPICTPSRSQLITGRYQIHTGLQHSIIRPRQPSCLPSHMDTLPERLREAGYSTHMVGKWHLGFYRKACLPTKKGFDSFFGSLTGSVDYYSYGSCDGPGLCGYDLHDDEGVAWGQEGKYSTTLFTQRARKILETHDPTDRPLFLLLSLQAVHTPLQTPKSYIYPYRDMTNVARRKFAAMVSTVDEAVRNVTYALRKYGYYRNSVIIYSTDNGAQPFTGGSNWPLRGRKGTYWEGGVRGVAFVHSPLLKRRRRVSKDLLHITDWFPTLVGLAGGNISKSPGLDGFDVWPTISEGKESPRQEILHNIDPLHKPVVQNMKWDASTEETAVPKSKGHAVKKPKKKKILRQKPKQKSAFKVKNVKKRRKSSERAAKSKNTKPPPKLKLKTLPKSKHNPKPTTKTKVKVKVKVYPQNQKPHYYKPHLKSHSSGPPSASGTSLPDSPPQIKPHVKSKSRRTTSQNLSWSSSPTPKSKTKLKLHLKSKSRRTLSQYQNASQQDTLLPKSLPTPKFKLQPPQPVWDTSVQAAIRVRDWKLLTGDPGHGDWVPPQVLATLPGPWWHLERAQTTSFKTSTHKTVWLFNITADPCERRDLADQRPDVVQQLLARLVHYNRTAVPVYFPPDDPRANPELHEGAWVPWVDEEEDEEEDKYQGVYKKDLKKTKKKKKCKLCKLQSFFLKLNTRMISNRI comes from the exons ATGCGCGCTGCCGCCATGGCTCTGACCGCGCTGAGTGTTTTCTTCAGCCTGGACTGCCTTTCAGCTCACCGATCCAAACCAgaccaggtccaggtccagatCCAGGAGCAGAGTGACAGGAACACGCTGAAGGATGCAGGGACAGaagcgaagaagaagaagaagaaccagcCGCACATCTTGTTCATCCTCACAGACGACCAG GGCTTCAACGACATCGGCTACCACAACCCGACCATCAAGACCCCCACTCTGGACAAACTGGCGGCCGAAGGGGTAACGCTGGAGAACTATTACGTTCAGCCCATCTGCACGCCGTCACGCAGCCAGCTCATCACCGGCAG GTATCAGATCCACACAGGACTACAACACTCCATCATCAGACCCAGGCAGCCGAGCTGTCTGCCCTCACACATGGACACTCTGCCCGAGAGGCTGCGAGAGGCCGGCTACAGCACGCACATGGTCGGCAAGTGGCACCTGGGCTTCTACAG GAAGGCCTGCCTCCCCACTAAAAAGGGTTTTGACAGTTTCTTCGGCTCTTTAACTGGAAGTGTGGATTACTACAG TTACGGGTCATGTGATGGCCCGGGGCTGTGTGGGTACGATCTCCATGACGACGAGGGTGTGGCATGGGGCCAGGAGGGGAAATACTCCACCACGCTTTTCACGCAGAGAGCGCGCAAGATCCTGGAGACGCACGACCCCACGGACAGACCGCTCTTCCTGCTGCTCTCCCTCCAG GCTGTTCACACTCCTCTGCAGACTCCAAAGTCTTACATCTATCCGTACCGCGACATGACTAATGTGGCCAGGAGAAAGTTCGCCGCCATGGTGTCCACGGTGGACGAGGCGGTGCGGAACGTGACCTACGCCCTGAGAAAGTACGGATACTACCGCAACAGTGTGATCATCTACTCCACGGACAACGGAGCCCAGCCGTTCACTGGAGGCAGCAACTGGCCGCTACGAGGCCGTAAG GGAACGTATTGGGAAGGTGGAGTCCGCGGCGTGGCGTTTGTTCACAGCCCTCTGTTGAAACGAAGGAGACGGGTCTCTAAAGACCTGCTGCACATCACAGACTGGTTCCCCACACTGGTGGGACTGGCCGGAGGAAACATCAGCAAG AGCCCGGGCCTGGATGGTTTTGATGTGTGGCCCACCATCAGTGAGGGGAAGGAGTCGCCTCGTCAGGAGATCCTTCACAACATCGACCCTCTGCACAAACCTGTGGTGCAGAATATGAAGTGGGACGCGAGCACGGAGGAGACGGCAG TCCCCAAATCAAAAGGTCACGCTGTGAagaaaccaaagaagaagaagatcctGAGGCAGAAACCGAAGCAGAAGTCCGCCTTCAAAGTGAAGAACGTCAAGAAACGAAGGAAGTCTTCTGAGCGTGCTGCCAAGTCGAAGAATACCAAGCCCCCTCCCAAACTGAAGCTCAAGACCCTCCCAAAATCAAAACATAACCCTAAACCCACGACCAAGAcgaaggtcaaggtcaaggtcaaggtgtACCCTCAGAACCAGAAACCGCATTATTACAAACCACACCTCAAGTCCCACTCCAGCGGTCCTCCATCAGCCTCGGGAACGTCTCTCCCTGATTCTCCGCCTCAGATTAAACCACATGTGAAGTCAAAATCCAGGCGGACCACATCCCAGAATCTGTCATGGTCCAGTTCCCCTACCCCAAAATCTAAGACTAAACTCAAACTACATTTAAAGTCCAAGTCCAGGAGGACGTTATCCCAGTACCAGAACGCGTCCCAGCAAGACACCCTGCTGCCTAAATCCCTCCCAACACCAAAGTTTAAGCTGCAGCCGCCCCAGCCCGTGTGGGACACTTCAGTCCAGGCTGCCATCAGAGTCCGAGACTGGAAGCTGCTCACAGGAGACCCGGGTCACGGAGACTGGGTTCCcccacag GTACTCGCCACCCTCCCCGGTCCGTGGTGGCACCTGGAACGAGCCCAGACCACCTCCTTCAAAACCTCCACCCACAAAACCGTCTGGTTGTTCAACATCACAGCCGACCCGTGCGAGCGGCGGGACCTAGCAGACCAGAGGCCGGACGTCGTCCAACAGCTGCTGGCCCGACTCGTCCACTACAACCGAACGGCCGTTCCGGTTTATTTTCCGCCCGACGACCCGCGAGCCAACCCCGAGCTGCACGAGGGAGCCTGGGTACCGTGggtggacgaggaggaggacgaggaggaggacaaatACCAGGGAGTTTATAAAAAAGAcctgaagaagacgaagaagaagaagaagtgcaaGCTGTGCAAGCTGCAGTCGTTCTTTCTGAAGCTGAACACTCGGATGATTTCCAATCGGATCTGA
- the LOC132979538 gene encoding enhancer of polycomb homolog 1-like isoform X2 — MVIPVPEAESNITYYESLYPGEFKMPKQLIHIQPFSLDTEQPDYDLDLDDEAFVIKLKKKMEISFLQFEEMIDRLEKGSGQQAVSLPEAKLLLKEDDELIKEVFDYWSRKRKNSKSNALIHNVKQEKRDGSSTGDPYVAFRRRTEKMQTRKNRKNDEASYEKMLKLRRDLSRAVTILEMIKRREKSKRELLHLTLEVFEKRNVMSDYGGEVMAEVLAERALVRPQIIPLVPLTNQYRHQDHMDLKDYKSKPEKTEVPRQKRKYEKKQKVLPLSSGGPHHQGPVVFNAKDLNQYDFPSSDDEPFSQLHSGSSEAEEENDPDGAFAFRRKAGCQYYASHQDRVGSWPWCGPWDDGLAEARFRYSLTTLTVPRRCLGMARRRLGRGGRVLLDRAHTDYDNIFHGLDQEMLDLPHPPSPPPPPPATTSRSPATNKFASTSETNTSDRSSTPLSSPSSTDLSQILLNIRSCRWRHFRPRTLPLHELDNAHPLFRKLSRGLKRSLSASTAGGQPYGSQRPARVIPAPTPTAAFTAEQYQQHQEQLALMQKQQLEQIQLQQQANSTTTANSTHGMANTLDQATAQFAATALVTADQLLALKTKEELALGGGVNGVLSPSGVYKGLHLSSTASPSPAAPAPPTTTQTPSLLHPCTTTSSSSSATSHNNGTSHPANTTATTQVLLGNNNSLRLGVPTGKRVHAPRTLSATMPTSALKLAHAAAATANCQKPKVTTAAASPLDIVPRENHEQDKPALNSLSENTMAMEVT; from the exons ctttCAGCTTGGACACGGAGCAGCCAGACTACGACCTGGACCTGGACGACGAAGCGTTTGTCATCAAGCTGAAAAAGAAGATGGAGATCAGCTTCCTGCAGTTTGAGGAGATGATTGACCGTCTGGAGAAAGGCAGTGGACAACAG GCCGTAAGCCTTCCGGAGGCCaaactgctgctgaaggaggacGACGAGCTCATCAAGGAGGTCTTTGACTACTGGAGCCGCAAGAGGAAAAACAGCAAATCCAACGCCCTGATCCACAATGTGAAGCAGGAGAAACGGGACGGCTCCAGCACCGGTGACCCGTATGTGGCCTTCCGACGGCGGACGGAGAAGATGCAAACCAGGAAG AACCGCAAGAACGACGAAGCGTCCTACGAGAAGATGCTGAAGCTACGAAGGGATCTGAGCCGAGCCGTCACAATCCTGGAGATGAtcaagaggagggagaagagcaagagagagcTGCTGCACCTCACACTCGAGGTGTTTGAGAAGAG AAATGTCATGTCAGACTACGGCGGTGAGGTGATGGCCGAGGTGTTGGCTGAGCGAGCGCTGGTGAGGCCGCAAATCATTCCTTTGGTCCCTCTTACTAACCAGTACAGACACCAGGACCACATGGACCTCAAAGACTACAAGTCCAAG CCCGAGAAGACAGAAGTTCCCCGGCAGAAGAGGAAATACGAGAAGAAGCAGAAGGTGTTGCCTCTGTCGTCGGGCGGCCCCCACCATCAAGGTCCCGTCGTCTTCAACGCCAAGGACCTCAACCAGTACGACTTCCCCAGTTCAGACGACGAGCCCTTCTCCCAG CTGCACTCAGGCTCAtcagaagcagaggaggagaacgaCCCAGACGGGGCCTTCGCCTTTCGCAGGAAGGCAGGCTGCCAGTACTACGCT TCTCATCAGGACCGTGTGGGGAGTTGGCCGTGGTGTGGACCCTGGGACGACGGTTTGGCCGAGGCTCGCTTTCGCTACAGTCTCACCACACTCACCGTGCCGCGGCGCTGTCTCGGCATGGCTCGACGACGCTTGGGACGAGGCGGCAG GGTGTTGCTGGACCGGGCGCACACGGACTATGACAACATTTTCCACGGACTGGATCAAGAAATGCTTGACCTGCCTCAtccgccctctcctcctcctcctcctcctgctactACTTCTCGCTCGCCAGCCACCAACAAGTTTGCCAGTACCTCAGAAACAAATACCTCAGACAGAAGCTCCACCCCTCTTTCCTCGCCCTCCTCCACGGACCTCAGTCAGATACTGTTGAATATAAGGTCGTGCCGGTGGAGGCACTTTAGACCACGGACACTACCACTACACGAGCTGGACAATGCCCACCCTCTATTCAGGAAGTTGAGTCGAGGCTTGAAGCGCTCACTCTCGGCCTCCACAGCTGGGGGACAGCCCTATGGCTCCCAGCGCCCGGCCAGGGTCATCCCTGCACCCACACCCACTGCTG cttTCACAGCCGAACAGTACCAGCAGCATCAGGAACAGCTGGCCCTGATGCAGAAACAGCAGCTGGAGCAGATCCAGCTGCAACAGCAAGCCAACAGCACCACCACTGCAAACAGCACACAC GGAATGGCGAATACGTTGGACCAGGCCACCGCTCAGTTCGCTGCCACGGCCCTCGTCACCGCCGACCAACTGCTGGCTCTAAAAACCAAGGAGGAGCTAGCCCTGGGAGGCGGAGTCAACGGCGTCCTCTCCCCCTCAG GTGTCTACAAGGGCTTGCACCTCTCGAGCACAGCGTCCCCTTCCCCCGCCGCTCCGGCTCCTCCCACCACCACCCAGACACCCTCCCTGCTCCACCCCTGCACCAccaccagctcctcctcctccgccacCAGTCACAACAACGGCACCTCCCACCCTGCCAACACCACCGCCACCACTCAGGTCCTGCTGGGAAACAACAACAGCCTCCGTCTGGGCGTTCCCACCGGGAAGCGCGTCCACGCCCCCCGGACGCTGAGCGCCACCATGCCGACATCCGCCTTAAAGCTCGCCCACGCAGCCGCCGCCACCGCCAACTGTCAGAAACCCAAGGTCACTACGGCCGCAGCCTCGCCGCTGGACATAGTGCCCAG ggAGAATCACGAACAAGACAAGCCAGCACTGAACAGTCTATCAGAGAACACAATGGCCATGGAGGTCACGTAG